AGAAATTACTACTGCATTATATAGTTCACTTGTATTGAATTTCATTTTGACTCCCGATTCATTTATTGTTTGTTCACGATTTTTTTATGGATCTATGTTAATATTTTTTAATTACAACAAACGTAACATCATCTTCAAGTTCTTTATTGCCAAGCCAGTTCGAAACTTCATTTTTCAGAATAGTAATAATATCATCGCTGTTTTTATTTCCAATTTGTAAAAAAGTATCTGTCAATCTTTGATATCCATATTGTTCATTGCTGCTGTTTTGAATCTCCGGAAATCCGTCGCTTAGAATCAGTATCACATCATTATGATTTATTTCAATTTCTTCAGTATTGTAATTACTATTATTCACTGCGCCTAAAGGGAGATTATGACTTCCAATTTCAACAACCTTTTTATCTGCACTTTTATAGCAAAAAATCGGCGGCATTCCGGCATTCAGTACTTTTAATTTATTTCCATTCAAACTGACCATTGCAAATGCAACCATCATGCGGCCGAGATTTAATGATTTGATCGCATCATTGGCAAGTTTGAAAAATTCCACAAGATCATGATGGGAGGAATTAGTAATAAAAAGTGTTTTCATAATTGAGACCATAATACCAGCTTTCATTCCGTGTCCGGTTGCATCCCCGACTGCAATATTCAGTGAGCCGTCATTATTATTAGAGAAGTCGTAATAATCTCCACCTACCTCGCTTGCAGTTTTCATAAAAGCAGAAATATTAATCCCTTCTATCTGCGGAATTGTATTAGGAAGCATCGATAATTGCAGAGACCGTGCTTCGTCCAGTTCTTTGCGGATAGTAATTAATTCATCTCTGGTCTTCAGAGCTTTTTTGAATGAAACAAGATTGCTCAATGCTTTATTCATTGTAATCTCGAGGTCATTAAAATCGATCGGTTTAACCACAAAATCGAAAGCACCCCCGTTCATTGCAGTCCGGATATTTAAAATATCACCATAAGCAGAAACAATTACCGAGTGAAGAAGCGGATTGTTCAATTCTTTAATTTTCGAAAGAAGAGTAAGGCCGTCCATTTCAGGCATGTTGATATCGGTGAGAACAAGCTCAATTTCATTATCGGCAATTAATTTTTTAAGAGCTTCAATTCCGTTACCTGCAAATTTAAAGCTGTATTTCCCCTGTTTAATCTCTTTCCTGAATTTTTGATTGATGAGCAGTTCCAGATCCGGTTCGTCATCAACAACAAGTATTTTGGGAGTTGTATTCATATAATTATTTTTTATGATTTTTAGGAAGTCTGATTATAAATTCAGTGAATTTACCCTCTTCAGTCTCGAAGAGTAATTCGCCTTTATGCTCTGCAACTACAATATCATAGCTTATTGAAAGACCGAGTCCTGTTCCTTTACCTGTCGGTTTGGTAGTAAAGAAAGGAGTGAAGAGGTCCCCTCTGATTTTTTCCGGAATTCCGTGTCCATTATCCATAACACGAATTTCAATAAACGAATCCGACTCAAGAGTTTTGACCCTGATTCTGGCAGGTTCATCAGTGTTCAATTCCATTTTTTTTCTATGGGCTTCGTAACAGCCGTTGGTAAGAATATTGAGAAATACACGGCTGATATCCTGAGGAATAACCTCAACTTTACTAATTCCTGAATCGTATTCCTTTTCAATTTTAATATTGAATGTTCCGTCCTGAGCCCGCATTCCGTGATAAACTAAATTAAGATCCTCATCGAGCATTGCATTAATATCTATCGGTTGTATTTCACCTGTTTTGCCCCTTGAATGCTGAAGCATACTATGAACAATACTGTCGGCACGTTTTCCATGTTCTTTTGTCTTTTCAGCATTCTGTTTAAGGGAGTTGAGAAGTTCATTCAATTCCTCTAATTCTTCAGAATTGAATTTCGATATGTGTTTATGGAACTCATCTCTTAATTCTTCAACCACTCCAACTGAAAGCTCAGAAAAGTTATTTACAAAGTTGAGGGGATTTTTTATTTCATGTGCAATACCTGCGGTAAGCTGACCGAGCGAGGCAAGTTTTTCCTGGGCAATAAGCTGTTTCTGTGTAGCCTGAAGATCTTCAAGAGTTTTATTCAGCTCTTTGTAGGCATTAGCATTATTTATTGCAATTCCGACGTGAGCGGCTATTGTACCGAGAAGGCGCATATCCCCCTCGTTAAAAACATTTTCTGCCTCGGTGCTCTGTACGCTAAGAACACCAATTATTTCATCCCCTACAGGAATTGGAACACCGAGATAGGAAGCCGAAGGAATTCCAATTCTCTTTATCCCTAATTCTTCACTCTTTTTATTTATTTCTTTATTTATAAGAAGTGGTTTTTTATCCAGTATAATTCTTGAAGATAATCCGATCCCAAGTTGAATTGGAGTCAACTCCTCGCCAAAACAATATGGAAATTCAATCATTTCATTTTCTTTATCCAACAACGCGAGATATACAATATTAGCTTTGAAAAGATCGCGCACTTTTTCACCAACAAGATTTATCAGCTTATCAATCTCAAGGTGCCCAACAATCGCCTGACTGATACTGTTAACAGTTCCAAGTTCAGCTGTATGTTTCTTGCTGTCATCGAGCAGTCTTAGAGTTTCTTTGAACAGCCGCGCATTCTCTAAAGCTACGCTCATACTGTTTGAGACAGTAGTTAGAAGGCGGATATCCGATTCCGAAAAAGCATCCTCTCTGTCATAGTTCTCAATCAGTATTAATCCTTTTGCTTCTGTACCTAATAAAATCGGAACCATGATCAGGGATTTACTCATGTCTGTGCCGGGTATAGTTGTCTTTCCAAAAATTCCCAGTTTTTCTTTTTCCTCCGGAGTATTCTTTTTGAGAAGAAGAGTTTTGCCGGAATCAAGAACATATTTTGAAAGCGGAGTCGGCTTCGATGAATTGATAGTAAGTTTCTCTCCATGTTCATATTCATAATAAAAATGAAGAATATCATTCTCTTTATCATAAAGTCTAATTCCAAGATCCTGGAATCCAAGAGCTTCTCTGAATTTATCCCCGACAAGATTTATAATGGATTCAATATCCATCTCCTGTACAAGTCCTTGCTGAATTGTATTGAGAATGGACAATTCTACATTCCGCTGTTCGCTTTCTAAAAGCAACCGTTTCGTTTCTTCGAACAGTCTGGCGTTTTCTAATGCAACTCCCATATTCGATGCGAGAGTCAAAAGCAGAACTCCATCTTTTTCGGAGTAGAGATTCTGCCTGTCCAAATCCTGAATAGTAATAACACCTGTAGTTTTTCCATTATGAATTATTGGAACGCCTAAGAATGATTCGGGCATTTCACCATCAAGCACCTGGTCACCGCTGTGTTCAATAATTTCCCGGCTCGATCCGAATATCAACGGCAGCTGTGTTTCAATAATTTCCTTTCTATCAGGATCGATATCGATCGGTTTATCGAAGTAGTACCTTTTGTTCTTTTCAATGACGTATCGATGATGAATTTTATTATCAGCCGAGTCATAAGTCGAAATAGAGACAACCTGCGCGTTGAATACTTCTTTAATTTTATCTCCGACAAGATCAATAATGGATTGGAAATCGAGCTGCTTTGCCAATCCTTCACCAACGCTATTAATTATTTCCAACTCAGCAGCTTGCTGTTTGGTTTTATCCAGAAGTTTATTTGTCTCATCAAAAAGCCTTGCGTTTTCTAAAGCGACAATCATACTATTGGTTAGCGTAGTAAGAAGTCTTAAATCAGATTCAGTAAATGCATTTTCTCTATCAACATTTTGAAGGCTCACGGATCCCCTAACCAGATCTCCGGCAATCATCGGGACAAACACAGCAGATTTAGGAGGCTGTCCTGCTGTTACGCCAGAGCTTCCATATTTTTTAGCTGTTTCAACATAATTCTCTTTAATATCGAGCGGTTTTTTAGTCTCGACGAGTAATTTACTGTTCCAATTAAAAGGCCGTGGATCGACATGCTGCCTTTCCCCCTTTTCAATAGCATATTGCCAGTATTCCAAACCTGTATCGTGATCAAATGTTCTGATTACAAGAGTCTGGGTATCCGGGAACAAAGCACAAAGACGATCGCCCACCAGATTATAAATGCCATGCATATCAAGTTCTTTTGCCAGACCCTCCTGAACACTATTGATAACGGAAAGTTCTGCAGTACGCTGCTCGGTTTCTTTTAAGAGGCGGTTTGTCTCGTCAAATAACCTTGCGTTCTCAAGTGCGACGCTCATACTGTTTGCAAGAGTAGTCAGCAAACGCAAATCGGAATCACTAAAAGCATCCTCCTTATCAAGATTCTGCAAACTGATTACACCGGTTACTTCATCACCGGCTATCATTGGTACAAATACAAGAGATTTTGCTCTTTCACCAAACATTACAACATTATCATACTTTACAGCTTCTTTCTCCTCATCCCTATTAATTAACAATGGTTTAACAGTATCAATTACATGCTTGCGAAATCCTTTCAGCGGGCGGGGTCCTATAAGTGTTCGATCACCTTTTTCAAATGAATAGCAATCTTCAATCATATTGCTTTTTTTATCATACTTAACAATATCAATTACCTGGGCATTAAATATTTCTCTTATTTTTTCCCCAACTAATTCGTAGATACTATTGATATCGAGTTCTTTAGCTAATCCTTCCTGAACACTATTGATAATTGAAAGTTCAGCGGTTCTCTGTTCGGTTTCATTAAGTAATCTTTTGGTTTCATCAAACAGTTTAGCGTTTTGTAAAGCAACACCCATGTTTGTAGCAATAATTGAAAGCAGGCGGATTTTTTCATCATTATAATCATTTTTCTTATAGCTCTGAATGCTCACTACACCAATTACTTTATCGCCCGCAATGATCGGAACGCCGATATAGGTTTCTGTTTTTTCTTCTTCCGATTGAACAAGAACTCCTAATTTGATTGCTTCATCAAAGGTGCCATGATATAATGGTCTGGCGGATTTAATAATCTTTGATGTTAGCCCTTCTCCAAGCAGGAATGGCTCTGCTTCCTGATAATCACGATAGAAAGAATATGGAACATGAATAATCTTTGTTGATTCTTCCAACAAAAGGATTTCGGTTACTTCTGCTTTAAAGATATCTCTTACTTTATCACCGATAATTTTGATTATTGTATCAATACTAAGCTGTTTTGAAATTGCTTCACTTACACTGCTTATTATCGCAAGCTCTGCTTCCCTTTGAGCCAGTTGTTTTTTCAATAATTCGGTTTCAGATTCAACCGGTTCTACTTTTGTTTTATTAGCCTTCATTTATAATCCTTATTTATAATAAGAATAGATGGAAAAAATTCTTAATTAAGGGAGCACCTTTTCTTTGAGCTGATCGAAATTTATCGGTTTGGTCATATAATCGTCGCAGCCGTATTCAAGCGCTTTATTATAATTATTCTGATCACCATAGGCGGTAATCATGGCTACTTTCAACTCGGGATAATTGTCTTTTATCCATTTCAAAAGTTCAAGGCCATTAATGCCCGGCATGTTGATATCAGAAAGTATCTGTTTAACCTCACCCGGTCCGTTCGATTTAAGGTAATCCTGAGCTTCCTCCCCCGAAAAAGCAAACAGAAAAGCGAGCTTACCGGATTTTATTTCCTTACGGAATGTCTGCTCAAAAAGTAATTTCACATCTTGTTCGTCATCCACAACCATAATTTTCATAGCAATATCCTTTCAATAATTAGAGATAAGTTTTATTATCACTTTACTTTAACTGCGATAAAAGTAATATCATCATTCTGTTCTAATTCCCCTTTCCAGTTTGCGCCATCCATTTGTAGAGCAGAGATTATTTCATTTGAGCTTTTGCCTCCGTTTTCAGCAAATACTCTCTTTAGTCTATCGTAGCCGTACATTTCTCTATCTGCATTCTGAAGCTCGGGTAATCCGTCGCTAAGTAATAAAATTGTATCTCCGGAATTAACTTCAGTCGAAAAAACATCATATTCGGTTCTTCTCAAAGCCCCAAAAGGTAATCCGTGAAGAGTAACCTCTTCTACAAAATTGATTTCTTTCCTGTATATAAAGACCGGTGGAATTCCGGCATTGGCTATTTTTATTTCCCGTCCGTAGATATTAACCATTGCAAAGGAGATCATCATTTTGTCTAAAGACATTTTCTTTAATATTTCATTAGAGGATGAAAAAAAGTTTTTTATTTCTAATCTAGCTGAATCGGCTATAAAGAGTGATTTCATCATTGAGACGATTGTTCCGGCTTTGAGACCATGGCCGGTGGCATCCCCTAAGCAGATATTCAACGAACCATTATCCTTGAATGAAAAATCGTAATAATCTCCACCTACTTCTGTTGCAGTCTGCATATGCACAGCGATATCAAGCTTGGAAAGTTTCGGCAACTCTTTTGGAAGCATAGCAAGCTGGAGCTGACGAGCATCTTCAAGCTCTTTTGACTTTCGTTCGTTCTCGGCCTGAATAATTTTATTCTGAGCTTCTGCTTTTTGTAAATCGAGGAAGCGGGTATAGGTTCTTTCAAATTCCACAGAAAATCTACGAAGGATTTCCTTTTCTTCCTGAGTGAGTGGCCGTCTTATATCTATGCCAAAACAACCATATTTCATGTAGGCTTCAGTATAATAAATTCCTTCCGGAAAAAATTCCGGCTTGAATTTCACCGCTCCCTTCAGCAATTCTTCCCAGGAAGCAAAGAATGAATCGATTTTACCGGGCGGTACGAATGTTTCATGCACTGGTTGATTACTCTCCCAATCCGCGTAACACTTTGCTGTACCAGGCTCTGTTTTATCTAGTGGATATTTTACGGCTTTACTCTGATACTGCGAAGTACCATTTATGTCATTTACCCATGTTGCCCAAAACATGTGTTCCTGTTTGTCTTCATCTGGCAGCCAGACAAAGGAAAATTCGGAATCAATTCCTAAGCCTAGAAGCTGCTCGTGAAAAGTCTTTGAAATATCATTGAGTTCACTGGAGTGCTTCATCAGCATACTCTGAGTTCTGGTTCGTTCCAGCGCCAGTTCAATCTGCGCTTCACGTTGCTGACGTTCAGCACCTTTCAGATCTTCAAAACGTTTATAGGCTAAATCAAATACACCGGCGAAGCGAACCAATGAAGATAAATCTTCCATTGGAGGATCAACTACTATTCCGGGTAGACTATATCCAATTTCCCCATGTGTAGTGCGAGCCATTATGAATGTTAATCCTCCGATATGACGAATGTCGTCCAAAGTTGGTGCATTGGGATCTACCTGCTCGAAATCTCCAAGTGTGATCATTTTATGAACATATTCTACAGCGGTTTCTACATCCATTGGAAAAATAATAGTAGATTCATCACTCTTTTCCCAATCGGCTAATAACTTTATATCACTGTGGATATGACGGGGCAATGTCATCACCATACCAATCCGCGTACCATCTCCTGAAGTCATAGCTTTTTCATATTTATCGGGTAGCCAGCGCATATGCCAGAAATAATGTGCTTCATGACCTAGTGCAACAAACTCGGATCGCATTGTAACAACAATATCGAGCAGTTCGGAAGACTCGCGCATAGCTGTTACCTGTGAACGGATTCGCTCCAGTGAAAGCTCAATCTGAGCTTCTCGTGCCTGTGCTTCGGCTTTTTGAAGATCGAGGAAACGGGTATAAGTTTGATTGAAAACAGACGCAAAACGGCTTAGAATACCCTGGTGCTCGTCGGACAACGGCTCAAAACTTCCCGTAACTAAGCATCCGAAAATATCAGATGAGCCGGAGAGATATATTTTGTTAACTCCTGCCATGTCCTTCTTTACCGGCTCCGGCAGGTTAGTCAGTTCTGTTTGGCTAAAACCAAATCGATCCCACTCTTCTTTTTCTTTTCCTTCAAAAAGATAGGTCCATTTTTTTCTTCTCTCCTCCCAATAATTAAGATACAACTGATGTGAGGGGTGTTGATTGTTTTGAACAAAAAAACCGTTTTCATTCAGCAGCCCTTCTTTACCGGCCAGCCACCATGTAATACCACGATTTTCCGGGTTTACAATCATGATAAAACACCTATCCAGGTGTGCATCCAGTTTGGAAAGTTCTCCATACAAATGATAAATAAGGGTACCGATTTCAGATGAACTCCTCATTGCCATGGAACGGCTTCTAACTTTTTCCAACGCAGCTTCAATCTGCGCTTCTCTTGCCTGAGCCTCTGCTTTCTGCAGATCGAGGAAGCGGATATAGGATTGTTCAAAAACATTTCCAAAACGTTTTAGAATTTCATTTTCATCATCAGAGAATTTTTTTCCGTTGTGGTTGGTAATGGAAATGCTTGTATAATTCGATATAACAACGGATCTGGTATATCCCCCTTTTCGTGATAACAGTTCCTCTTTTCTTTCCTGAGATAAACTATTCCACGGCGGAAATTTGAAAAGATGTTTGAACAGACTGATCTTTTCTTCGTCGGTGCGATCTTCGGTAAAGAAATTATTTTTTCTTTTGATCGCATTCATTAGCTCAATAATTATTGGGCTGTTTAAAAATGGGACAGTCACTTTTTGTACATAATCAGCTGCGCCGCCGGATGCCCAAAGAGTAACATCTTTATCAACTTCATCATTAATAACGATGAATACTCCACCGTTAATATCAAGATTCATACTGTGCAATTGCTGCGCAAGTATATTTACAACTTCCTGTAATTCGGAAGTATTATGCATAGCAAGACTTCTCGCTCTCACTCTCTCCAGTGCAAGCTGAATTTCCGCCTCTCTTGCCTGTGCCTCGGCTTTTTGAATATCAAGATACCTTTGATATGACAGTTCAAATACCTTAAGGAATCTTTTGAATAAATTTATTTCTTCTTCCGTCAGAGGCTGATAAGTTGAAATCCCTAAAGCAACCGGTCCGAGTGAAAACCAATAATAGTTTAGCGATGAAGCGGTTTCAAGGTAGTTATCAATAAAAACATTTGTCGTTTTCTGATAAGCAATCCAATCTATAACTTCCTTGCCTTTAATATGAGTTATGAAAAATTCTCCCTTTCCTTTTATCATTTTCTCGGCAAATTCCTGATGCAGCTCATTATTTGTATACGTGGTTTCTGTAATAAAGGTTTTATTGTGCTTAGAATAGTATTCGTAATTTGTGTAAGTGCCGTTCTGCTGGTAAAAGATAGCGGTTTGCACATTCCGGATTTCGGCAACGCCTAATAACTCCAGTTGAAGCGAAATTGTTTTACAAACCTCAAGCATATCATCCGGTTTCCTCATCGCCATAGCTACTGTTCGGACTTTCTCAAGAGATTTTTCAATTTCCAGTTCGCGGTTTTGCGCTTCAACTGCTTTTCTCTTTAACTCCAGTTCCTCAATTGTTTCTTCAAGAAGTATGGAAGTTGTTTTCTTAACCTTTTCGGTTCTATCAAGCTTGAAAGCAGTTATCTCTAATTCCTTATTAACATCCTGCAGAGCTTTAACCGCGTTGTTTTTCTCTTCATCGGTAATCTTTTGATTACTCAGAATAAGCCTTATAATATTTTCAATTTTCTGATTCATTTATTTTTCTTTTAATGCAACCCAGCAGCAAGTCATGTTATGGAATTCATTATCACCGCCGGTTGCTCTGCCATACTCGCCATAAGTAAAAAATCCGGCCATCGGAACCTTAAATGCGTTTCTAATTCCATTTACTTCATCTGATGTAA
This Melioribacteraceae bacterium DNA region includes the following protein-coding sequences:
- a CDS encoding SpoIIE family protein phosphatase encodes the protein MNTTPKILVVDDEPDLELLINQKFRKEIKQGKYSFKFAGNGIEALKKLIADNEIELVLTDINMPEMDGLTLLSKIKELNNPLLHSVIVSAYGDILNIRTAMNGGAFDFVVKPIDFNDLEITMNKALSNLVSFKKALKTRDELITIRKELDEARSLQLSMLPNTIPQIEGINISAFMKTASEVGGDYYDFSNNNDGSLNIAVGDATGHGMKAGIMVSIMKTLFITNSSHHDLVEFFKLANDAIKSLNLGRMMVAFAMVSLNGNKLKVLNAGMPPIFCYKSADKKVVEIGSHNLPLGAVNNSNYNTEEIEINHNDVILILSDGFPEIQNSSNEQYGYQRLTDTFLQIGNKNSDDIITILKNEVSNWLGNKELEDDVTFVVIKKY
- a CDS encoding GAF domain-containing protein, which codes for MKANKTKVEPVESETELLKKQLAQREAELAIISSVSEAISKQLSIDTIIKIIGDKVRDIFKAEVTEILLLEESTKIIHVPYSFYRDYQEAEPFLLGEGLTSKIIKSARPLYHGTFDEAIKLGVLVQSEEEKTETYIGVPIIAGDKVIGVVSIQSYKKNDYNDEKIRLLSIIATNMGVALQNAKLFDETKRLLNETEQRTAELSIINSVQEGLAKELDINSIYELVGEKIREIFNAQVIDIVKYDKKSNMIEDCYSFEKGDRTLIGPRPLKGFRKHVIDTVKPLLINRDEEKEAVKYDNVVMFGERAKSLVFVPMIAGDEVTGVISLQNLDKEDAFSDSDLRLLTTLANSMSVALENARLFDETNRLLKETEQRTAELSVINSVQEGLAKELDMHGIYNLVGDRLCALFPDTQTLVIRTFDHDTGLEYWQYAIEKGERQHVDPRPFNWNSKLLVETKKPLDIKENYVETAKKYGSSGVTAGQPPKSAVFVPMIAGDLVRGSVSLQNVDRENAFTESDLRLLTTLTNSMIVALENARLFDETNKLLDKTKQQAAELEIINSVGEGLAKQLDFQSIIDLVGDKIKEVFNAQVVSISTYDSADNKIHHRYVIEKNKRYYFDKPIDIDPDRKEIIETQLPLIFGSSREIIEHSGDQVLDGEMPESFLGVPIIHNGKTTGVITIQDLDRQNLYSEKDGVLLLTLASNMGVALENARLFEETKRLLLESEQRNVELSILNTIQQGLVQEMDIESIINLVGDKFREALGFQDLGIRLYDKENDILHFYYEYEHGEKLTINSSKPTPLSKYVLDSGKTLLLKKNTPEEKEKLGIFGKTTIPGTDMSKSLIMVPILLGTEAKGLILIENYDREDAFSESDIRLLTTVSNSMSVALENARLFKETLRLLDDSKKHTAELGTVNSISQAIVGHLEIDKLINLVGEKVRDLFKANIVYLALLDKENEMIEFPYCFGEELTPIQLGIGLSSRIILDKKPLLINKEINKKSEELGIKRIGIPSASYLGVPIPVGDEIIGVLSVQSTEAENVFNEGDMRLLGTIAAHVGIAINNANAYKELNKTLEDLQATQKQLIAQEKLASLGQLTAGIAHEIKNPLNFVNNFSELSVGVVEELRDEFHKHISKFNSEELEELNELLNSLKQNAEKTKEHGKRADSIVHSMLQHSRGKTGEIQPIDINAMLDEDLNLVYHGMRAQDGTFNIKIEKEYDSGISKVEVIPQDISRVFLNILTNGCYEAHRKKMELNTDEPARIRVKTLESDSFIEIRVMDNGHGIPEKIRGDLFTPFFTTKPTGKGTGLGLSISYDIVVAEHKGELLFETEEGKFTEFIIRLPKNHKK
- a CDS encoding response regulator, whose amino-acid sequence is MKIMVVDDEQDVKLLFEQTFRKEIKSGKLAFLFAFSGEEAQDYLKSNGPGEVKQILSDINMPGINGLELLKWIKDNYPELKVAMITAYGDQNNYNKALEYGCDDYMTKPINFDQLKEKVLP
- a CDS encoding PP2C family protein-serine/threonine phosphatase, yielding MNQKIENIIRLILSNQKITDEEKNNAVKALQDVNKELEITAFKLDRTEKVKKTTSILLEETIEELELKRKAVEAQNRELEIEKSLEKVRTVAMAMRKPDDMLEVCKTISLQLELLGVAEIRNVQTAIFYQQNGTYTNYEYYSKHNKTFITETTYTNNELHQEFAEKMIKGKGEFFITHIKGKEVIDWIAYQKTTNVFIDNYLETASSLNYYWFSLGPVALGISTYQPLTEEEINLFKRFLKVFELSYQRYLDIQKAEAQAREAEIQLALERVRARSLAMHNTSELQEVVNILAQQLHSMNLDINGGVFIVINDEVDKDVTLWASGGAADYVQKVTVPFLNSPIIIELMNAIKRKNNFFTEDRTDEEKISLFKHLFKFPPWNSLSQERKEELLSRKGGYTRSVVISNYTSISITNHNGKKFSDDENEILKRFGNVFEQSYIRFLDLQKAEAQAREAQIEAALEKVRSRSMAMRSSSEIGTLIYHLYGELSKLDAHLDRCFIMIVNPENRGITWWLAGKEGLLNENGFFVQNNQHPSHQLYLNYWEERRKKWTYLFEGKEKEEWDRFGFSQTELTNLPEPVKKDMAGVNKIYLSGSSDIFGCLVTGSFEPLSDEHQGILSRFASVFNQTYTRFLDLQKAEAQAREAQIELSLERIRSQVTAMRESSELLDIVVTMRSEFVALGHEAHYFWHMRWLPDKYEKAMTSGDGTRIGMVMTLPRHIHSDIKLLADWEKSDESTIIFPMDVETAVEYVHKMITLGDFEQVDPNAPTLDDIRHIGGLTFIMARTTHGEIGYSLPGIVVDPPMEDLSSLVRFAGVFDLAYKRFEDLKGAERQQREAQIELALERTRTQSMLMKHSSELNDISKTFHEQLLGLGIDSEFSFVWLPDEDKQEHMFWATWVNDINGTSQYQSKAVKYPLDKTEPGTAKCYADWESNQPVHETFVPPGKIDSFFASWEELLKGAVKFKPEFFPEGIYYTEAYMKYGCFGIDIRRPLTQEEKEILRRFSVEFERTYTRFLDLQKAEAQNKIIQAENERKSKELEDARQLQLAMLPKELPKLSKLDIAVHMQTATEVGGDYYDFSFKDNGSLNICLGDATGHGLKAGTIVSMMKSLFIADSARLEIKNFFSSSNEILKKMSLDKMMISFAMVNIYGREIKIANAGIPPVFIYRKEINFVEEVTLHGLPFGALRRTEYDVFSTEVNSGDTILLLSDGLPELQNADREMYGYDRLKRVFAENGGKSSNEIISALQMDGANWKGELEQNDDITFIAVKVK